The following is a genomic window from Deinococcus fonticola.
CCGCCACGCCGCTGGACGTCAGCGCCAAAATTCGCCTGGGCTGGGACGAGAACCGCAGCATCGAGATCGCGCAGGGCCTCGCCGAGGCGGGCGCAGCGGTCATCACGGTTCATGGGCGCACCGCTGCCCAGCGCTACACCGGGGAGGCCGACTGGGAGGCCATCGCGCAGGTGGCCGCCAGCGTGCCCACGCCGGTGATCGGCAGCGGGGACGTGCTGACGCCCGCGCAGGCCCGCGAGCGGCGCGCGCTGGGGGTGGCCGCCGTGATGATCGGGCGCGGCGCGGTGGGCAATCCCTGGATTTTTCAGGCGCTCGCCGGCACCACTGAAGAGGGAGCCACTGAGCAGGCGGCCCGCAACCGGCCAGGGGACGGTGAGGGTGACCGGGTGCCCGCGCTGCCCATCCGTGCGGCGGTGGCTCTGCGCCACGCGGAGTTGCAGCACCGCTTCTACACCGTGCCGCACCGTTTTCACCCCGGCGAAATGAAGGTCGCCAGCATGCGCCCGCTGCGCAAAGTGCTGCCCAAATACCTCCCGGAACTCACGGAACTGCACCCGGCCCTGACCAGCGTCGAGACCCTTCAGGACGTCCAGGCGATCCTGCGCCCCCTCGTTCAGGAGCAGTGCGAACGGGTGTAACTGCCGCCCGCCTCAAGCGCCAAAGAGTGGTGGGGCGTCCAGCAAGTGAAGCGGTTCCTGCTGCCCTGTCCCGGTGGTCACTTGAGCCCCGAACCTTAGCCCTCCGGCAAAATCGCCTGTGGCCGGTCTGCCTGCTTGCTATGCTGTAAAGCAATCATGAACGTCAGAGAGTACTACGCCTACCTCTGCGCCTCGCGCGAGCAACTGTGGAACTTTGTCCGTGCGTTGCCCGCCGAGGACTTGAAGCGCACCACGATCGACACCGGTGAGCGCTTCCGCAACATCAAAGACCTGTTGCTGCACACCATCGATGTCGAGGATCACTGGGTGCACGGTGTGGCCCGTGGGGACAGGGTGCAAAATGAAGGGAAGTACCCGCACGACTGGGTCAAGCCGCAGGCCGAGCAGTACGATCTGAACTGGATCATCGAGTATGGGCGCGAAGTGACGCGGCGCACCAGCGATTTCCTGAAGGGGAACCCGGACCTGAACCGCCCGCTTAAGCTGATCCAGGACGACCCCGGCAGCGAGACGGTGACCCTGGAGCAACTGCTGTGGCACGTCATGACCCACGAAGTCCGGCATACCGCCCAGGTGGCCCTGCTGATCCGGCAACTGGGCCACACGCCCCCCTGGCTGGATTACCTGCGCTTCATGCGCCCCGAGGTTCCCGCTGAAACGGGCGGCGGCACCGACATCGGCGACGGTGTCGAAGACGAGTGAAGCCCGGCCACAGGCCGAACACCTGAAAGTCTATCCACTGGAAGTCGGCCTGGTCGCCGGCTTTTTTGCGGGCCGTTTCACCAGGCGCAGCAGCAGCAGCCCCAGCAGACCGGCGGCCAGCAGCGTCGGCACGGTGCGGTCCTGTTTGACCCCCCACCAGTAGTGGAGCGCGCCCAGGGCCGCCGCCAGATACACCAGGCGGTGCAGGCGCGTCCACCGCTGAAAACCAAGGCGCTTCATGCTGGCGGGGGTGCTGGTCCAGGCCAGCGGCGCCAGCAGCAGCAGCGCCAGAAACCCCACCGTGATGAAAGGCCGTTTGACGATGTCCTCGCCCACCGCCAGCAGCAGGATGTTCTGGTCGAACAGGTAGATGCCGAAGTGCAGCGCCGCGTACCCGAAGGCCAGCAGTCCCAGCGCCTTGCGAACGCGTGCCGGCCACGTCCAGCCCGTCAGCAGACGAAGGGGCGTGCAGGCCAGCGACAGCAGCAGCAGAATAATCGCCAGTTGCCCGGTCTGGTGTGTGGCCCGCTTGATCGGGTCGGCGCCCAGCAGGCCGCTCAGCGCGTCCCCCAGCAGGATCAGCGCCGGAAGAAACCCGCCCACGTACACCGCAGGCGGGAGCCACTTCAGGCTGCGTTTCCCCGGGGCCATCAGAAATTCCGGCGCAAATCCAGGCCCTTGTACAGCCCCGCCACGGCGTCGGCGTATCCGTTGAACGGCAGGGTTTTGCGCCGCGCCACCTCGCCGATGCGCCTTTCGGTGGCCTGGCTCCAGCGCGGATGATCCACTGCCGGGTTGACGTTCGCGTAAAAACCGTACTCGTCCGGGGCGGCCAACGCCCAGGTGGTTTTCGGCCTTTCACTGACCAGCGAAATCCGCACGATGCTCTTGATGTTCTTGAAGCCGTACTTCCAGGGAATCACCAGTCGCAGGGGCGCCCCGTTCTGGTTGGGCAGGATTTTGCCGTCCAGGCCCACCGCCATAAAGGCGAGGGGATGCAGGGCCTCGTCCAGCCGCAGGGCCTCCACGTAAGGCCAGTCGAGCACCCCGGAACGCTGGCCCGGCATCTGCTTCGGGTCTTGTAGTGTCGTGAATTTGACGTACTTCGCCTTGCCTGTCGGCTCCAGGCGGCGAATCAGGGCTGCCAGCGGGAAGCCCATCCAGGGCATGACCATGCTCCAGGCTTCCACGCAGCGCATGCGGTACACCCGGTCTTCCAGCGGGAACCAGCTTTGCAGGGTGTCGATGTCCACTGTCTGCGGCCGGCGCACCTCACCGTCGATTTTGATGATCCACGGGCGCGTGCGCAGGCTCCCGGCGTTCTGCGAAGGGTCGTCCTTGCCCAGCCCGAACTCGTAGAAGTTGTTGTAGGTCGTCATGGCCTGGTACGAGGTCACGGGTTCGGAGGTGTCATACGGCCCCAGCGCGCGCTTCCGCGTGACGGCCGCGGCCTGCGCCTCCGCGGTGCCCGAGGGCCGCCGGGTGAGTAACTCCAGCCCGCCACCCAGCCCTGCCACTGTGGCCGTAAACAGCGTCGCTGAGCGGAGGAACTCGCGGCGTGTGTGCCCCTGCGGCGCAGTGTCGGTGACCAGCGGCGCGACTTCTTCCCCTTCCAGTTGACGCGGTAACTTCGCCATGCTGCATTCTGAACCGGCCCACCCCCTCGCGCCGTGAGTGCCGCCCTAATTCATGCCCTGACTTGCGTCAGCCTTGACCTGTGTCACCGCGCTGCTCCACCCGCCTGCCCTAAAATCGGCGTGACGGCCATGACCCCCCTGCTCCCGCCCCCACCACATCTGCAAGCCCTGCTGCGGCAGAGTGCCGCGCTGCACGACCACCTGTGCCCGCGGCAGATTCTGGGCGTGCGCAGCGCCTTACTGGCCGCCCAGTACCTGAATCTGCCCTTTCCCCGCAGCGACAAGCGCGTCCTGGTGTTCGTGGAAACCGACGGCTGCTTTGCCGATGGCGTCTCGGTCGCGTCCGGCTGCTGGCTGGGGCGCCGCACCATGCGCCTGATGGACTATGGCAAGGTGGCTGCCACCTTCGTGGACACCAGAACCGGCCAGGCTGTCAGAATTGCCCCCCAGACCGACCTGCGCCAGCGTGTGAAAGATGCCCGCCCGGAGGGACAGAAACGCTACGACGCTTACCTGGAGGCGTACCAAACTCTGCCGGATGATGCCCTGTTGACGGTGCAGGAGGTTGAACTCACCCTTGATCTGAAGGGCCTGATCAGCGTGCATGGCAAACGGGTTATTTGCGAGGGGTGCCACGAAGAAATCATCAACGAGCGCGAAGTGGTGCACGGAGTGCAGGTACTGTGCCCCAGCTGCGCGGGGCAGGGGTATTACAGGCCGGGTGGCTGACCGCTCAAGCTGTCGAGGATTCCCCCACCTTGCTTTACCGCCCGCGCAGGGTTCCCTGCACGGCGCTCATGAATTCGGCGCGGGTGCGGACATCGCTGCGAAACAGGCCGCGCATGGCGGAAGTGGTGGTGCTGCTGTTCTGCTTCTGCACGCCGCGCATCGCCATGCACAGGTGAATGCCTTCCATGAATACCGCCACGCCCCTGGGTTCCAGCAGTTCCTGCACGGCGTCGGCCACCTGTGTGGTAATGCGTTCCTGCACCTGCAGACGCCGCGAGTACAGGTCCACAATGCGCGCGAACTTGCTGAGGCCCAGAATTTTCCTGCTGGGGATGTAGGCGATGTGCGCCCGTCCGTAGAAAGGCAGCATGTGGTGCTCACACATGGAGTAGAACTCGATGTCCTTGACGATCACCATTTCACTGCCCTCGGCGGCGAACACGCCCGCGCCCACCACGTCCGCCAGGGTTTCGCGGTAGCCCGCCGTGAGGTGCTGCCATGCCTTGGCGACGCGGTGCGGCGTGCGGAGTAACCCCTCCCGGTTGGGGTCTTCGCCCACGCTGATCAGCCACTCGCGGGTCAGGGCATTCAGGCCGGGAAGCTCCTGGGAAGCGTCTTGCAGGGTCGGGTCTTCAGCGTGAGGCACAGTGGGGCGAGTCTAGAGCATCCGACAAAAGAACGCCGTGATTTTGTCCGAGCAGCGCGAGTGAATTTGAATGAGCAGGACGAAGGATGGAGCGCTCTGGGGTGCTGTTGTACAGAGCGCTCCATTCTGGGAACGGCTCTAGCGGGCCGAACGCCAAACCGCCTAACCGCAGGGTCGCTGCGCATTAGACGGCTTGAAATCCACCTGAACGTCAGGGGTTGAAGTGACCTTCGGTTTGTGGCCTGTGCCGGCGTTACGTCCAGCTGACCTCGCCGTAGGTCTTC
Proteins encoded in this region:
- a CDS encoding tRNA dihydrouridine synthase — encoded protein: MSALPTPPTPLPAPGFYRRRLALPGAVLAPMAGYSDAPMRQLAAEQGALWTVSEMISARGLALGGENESLHLGRPHPGEYLRVVQLFGADPDILADATRKTEAWFAPAAIDLNMGCPVPKVRGKGGSCLLQTPETAYALVKAMKAATPLDVSAKIRLGWDENRSIEIAQGLAEAGAAVITVHGRTAAQRYTGEADWEAIAQVAASVPTPVIGSGDVLTPAQARERRALGVAAVMIGRGAVGNPWIFQALAGTTEEGATEQAARNRPGDGEGDRVPALPIRAAVALRHAELQHRFYTVPHRFHPGEMKVASMRPLRKVLPKYLPELTELHPALTSVETLQDVQAILRPLVQEQCERV
- a CDS encoding DinB family protein produces the protein MNVREYYAYLCASREQLWNFVRALPAEDLKRTTIDTGERFRNIKDLLLHTIDVEDHWVHGVARGDRVQNEGKYPHDWVKPQAEQYDLNWIIEYGREVTRRTSDFLKGNPDLNRPLKLIQDDPGSETVTLEQLLWHVMTHEVRHTAQVALLIRQLGHTPPWLDYLRFMRPEVPAETGGGTDIGDGVEDE
- a CDS encoding sulfite oxidase heme-binding subunit YedZ; this translates as MAPGKRSLKWLPPAVYVGGFLPALILLGDALSGLLGADPIKRATHQTGQLAIILLLLSLACTPLRLLTGWTWPARVRKALGLLAFGYAALHFGIYLFDQNILLLAVGEDIVKRPFITVGFLALLLLAPLAWTSTPASMKRLGFQRWTRLHRLVYLAAALGALHYWWGVKQDRTVPTLLAAGLLGLLLLRLVKRPAKKPATRPTSSG
- the msrP gene encoding protein-methionine-sulfoxide reductase catalytic subunit MsrP, with translation MAKLPRQLEGEEVAPLVTDTAPQGHTRREFLRSATLFTATVAGLGGGLELLTRRPSGTAEAQAAAVTRKRALGPYDTSEPVTSYQAMTTYNNFYEFGLGKDDPSQNAGSLRTRPWIIKIDGEVRRPQTVDIDTLQSWFPLEDRVYRMRCVEAWSMVMPWMGFPLAALIRRLEPTGKAKYVKFTTLQDPKQMPGQRSGVLDWPYVEALRLDEALHPLAFMAVGLDGKILPNQNGAPLRLVIPWKYGFKNIKSIVRISLVSERPKTTWALAAPDEYGFYANVNPAVDHPRWSQATERRIGEVARRKTLPFNGYADAVAGLYKGLDLRRNF
- a CDS encoding FmdE family protein, translating into MTPLLPPPPHLQALLRQSAALHDHLCPRQILGVRSALLAAQYLNLPFPRSDKRVLVFVETDGCFADGVSVASGCWLGRRTMRLMDYGKVAATFVDTRTGQAVRIAPQTDLRQRVKDARPEGQKRYDAYLEAYQTLPDDALLTVQEVELTLDLKGLISVHGKRVICEGCHEEIINEREVVHGVQVLCPSCAGQGYYRPGG
- the folE gene encoding GTP cyclohydrolase I FolE; this encodes MPHAEDPTLQDASQELPGLNALTREWLISVGEDPNREGLLRTPHRVAKAWQHLTAGYRETLADVVGAGVFAAEGSEMVIVKDIEFYSMCEHHMLPFYGRAHIAYIPSRKILGLSKFARIVDLYSRRLQVQERITTQVADAVQELLEPRGVAVFMEGIHLCMAMRGVQKQNSSTTTSAMRGLFRSDVRTRAEFMSAVQGTLRGR